One window from the genome of Diospyros lotus cultivar Yz01 chromosome 11, ASM1463336v1, whole genome shotgun sequence encodes:
- the LOC127813002 gene encoding actin cytoskeleton-regulatory complex protein PAN1 isoform X2, with amino-acid sequence MKTPSTYPVLDNRPIDQWRVTELKEELKRRKLITRGLKEDLVKRLDEALRNETESPKEDTGIIALDGSSQVVGTGDVVTCPVVSETSGDTRDHGNNKNQLDGGTHEPHIEDTEMSLGKKRVYEEDGTDGTGSAREEKTVVNVSSFDTNITIKDNLVSEKKADIDDAVASLGEKKVQEAEVTGGTDSARDEDIVVNAISGENIAIEEDTVSGIAIDVKESQNSDSKNDEMDSKSLRENEEVKLSQENVDLNSSDPNDEASEVSNITVSENVVSGTALTVNDDSQDQRGDLKSQLENEEMKISHEEVDLNSSDPNQVSEVSTVLGFQVKTDSISSDCVSINEKNELKDNIIDDNVKLELDVMPEMVQPSSSNVLADGGKLHPMDVEEPHETKAPVEERDDSNAAKAEVNKKNDGADVTSSEKLNLDRSSGEDYLEEDALENKQIDSKYNSDDVEDRSEKTSVLVVKEEAPVDIMLDDNLSDKKYIHDENKNVAVTPPVKRKLHDQELVGNNEASKRQRRWNAENLKVPEPVSNIPTTTTTTPKDSIPSTKRNFSRSNSTASEDAPKERVVPPSPKAPTNSLRIDRFLRPFTLKAVQELLGKTGNVTSFWMDHIKTHCYVTYSSVEEAMETRNAVYNLQWPPNGGRLLVAEFVDPQEVKMRLDGPPPQSPATPVSTGPTVLPAPSDSQPPAAPSRQVQWQQLPPPPPLPPPPPLSNPPPARERPPLPPPPSEKADPPIVTLDDLFRKTKATPRIYYLPLSDEQVAAKLKAQGKSTKQSAGVACWNGVFQAKWYRDSRRRRRFRSKDGFRFSHCQIEVSSLCDWTDLIISLSCLCISLFVSSCSRRSDFVEPPQLFLLAFNFLMDCWLGGIASLQSALPVPVLVLVLVQVL; translated from the exons TCTTGACAATCGACCAATTGATCAATGGAGGGTGACAGAACTAAAGGAAGAGCTTAAGAGGCGGAAATTGATAACTAGGGGGTTGAAAGAAGATCTGGTGAAACGGTTGGATGAAGCACTTAGAAATGAAACTGAATCTCCTAAGGAAGATACTGGTATTATTGCTTTGGATGGGAGTTCCCAAGTTGTGGGGACTGGAGATGTAGTGACATGCCCAGTTGTTTCTGAAACAAGTGGGGACACAAGGGATCATGGTAATAACAAAAATCAGCTGGATGGTGGAACACATGAACCTCACATTGAGGATACTGAAATGTCGTTGGGTAAAAAAAGGGTTTACGAGGAAGATGGAACAGATGGCACTGGTTCTGCTAGGGAGGAGAAGACAGTAGTTAATGTGAGTTCTTTTGACACTAACATcacaattaaagataatttgGTATCTGAAAAGAAAGCCGACATTGATGACGCTGTAGCGTCATTGGGTGAAAAGAAAGTTCAAGAGGCAGAAGTAACAGGTGGTACTGATTCTGCTAGGGATGAGGATATAGTAGTTAACGCAATTTCTGGTGAAAACATTGCAATAGAGGAGGATACAGTATCTGGAATAGCTATAGATGTGAAAGAGTCTCAGAACAGTGACTCAAAAAATGACGAGATGGATTCAAAATCCCTGCGGGAGAATGAGGAGGTAAAGCTTAGTCAAGAAAATGTTGACCTCAACTCTTCTGATCCAAATGATGAGGCATCTGAGGTTAGCAATATCACAGTAAGTGAGAATGTGGTATCTGGAACAGCATTGACTGTGAATGACGACTCCCAAGACCAGAGGGGGGATTTGAAATCCCAGTTGGAGAATGAGGAAATGAAGATCTCCCATGAGGAAGTCGATCTCAACTCTTCTGATCCAAACCAGGTATCCGAGGTCAGCACTGTTTTAGGGTTTCAAGTAAAAACTGATTCTATTTCTAGTGATTGTGTCTCAATTAATGAAAAGAATGAACTAAAGGATAATATAATTGATGATAATGTCAAATTAGAATTAGATGTTATGCCTGAGATGGTGCAGCCATCATCAAGCAATGTGCTCGCAGATGGTGGCAAACTACATCCAATGGATGTTGAAGAGCCACATGAGACCAAGGCACCTGTCGAGGAGAGAGATGACAGCAATGCTGCTAAAGCGGAGGTGAACAAGAAAAATGATGGTGCAGATGTAACTTCTTCAGAAAAGTTAAATTTGGACCGAAGTTCTGGTGAAGATTACTTGGAGGAAGATGCACTGGAGAATAAACAAATAGATTCTAAGTATAACTCAGATGATGTGGAAGATAGGAGTGAGAAAACTTCAGTTCTTGTGGTGAAGGAGGAAGCTCCTGTCGATATTATGCTGGATGATAATCTTTCAGACAAGAAATACATTCATGATGAAAATAAGAATGTTGCAGTTACACCCCCTGTGAAAAGGAAGCTTCATG ATCAAGAACTAGTTGGTAACAATGAGGCTTCCAAGAGACAAAGGAGGTGGAATGCTGAAAACCTTAAAGTTCCTGAACCTGTAAGCAACATTcccactactactactactactccTAAGGACAGTATCCCATCTACTAAGCGCAACTTCTCTAGATCCAATTCTACAGCTAGTGAAGATGCTCCAAAAGAACGTGTGG TTCCACCATCACCAAAGGCTCCTACTAATTCTTTAAGAATTGATCGCTTTCTGCGTCCATTTACACTAAAAGCTGTGCAAGAACTTCTGGGGAAAACTGGGAATGTCACTAGTTTCTGGATGGACCACATCAAAACCCACTGCTATGTCACT TATTCTTCTGTTGAAGAAGCCATGGAGACTCGGAATGCTGTATATAACTTGCAATGGCCTCCAAATGGGGGACGCCTTCTTGTAGCTGAGTTTGTTGACCCCCAGGAAGTGAAAATGCGACTGGATGGTCCTCCTCCTCAATCACCTGCAACACCAGTCAGTACTGGGCCAACTGTGCTTCCTGCTCCATCTGACTCGCAGCCCCCAGCTGCCCCTAGCCGACAGGTCCAGTGGCAGCAACTCCCACCTCCACCACCTCTCCCGCCTCCGCCGCCTCTGTCAAACCCCCCTCCAGCAAGGGAACGACCCCCTCTCCCACCGCCGCCTAGTGAGAAAGCCGACCCACCAATCGTCACTTTGGACGACCTCTTTAGGAAAACTAAAGCGACCCCTCGAATCTACTACTTACCATTGTCTGATGAACAAGTGGCAGCGAAGCTAAAGGCACAGGGAAAAAGCACCAAGCA GTCTGCAGGTGTTGCTTGTTGGAATGGAGTGTTCCAGGCAAAGTGGTACAGGGATagcaggaggaggaggaggttcAGGTCCAAGGATGGGTTTAGGTTTTCTCACTGCCAAATAGAGGTTTCTTCCCTTTGTGATTGGACGGATTTGATTATATCTCTGTCTTGTCTGTGtatctctctctttgtttcCTCCTGTAGCCGGAGGTCTGACTTTGTTGAACCTCCTCAACTCTTTCTGTTAGCATTTAACTTCTTAATGGATTGTTGGCTTGGTGGTATTGCATCTTTACAATCGGCTCTGCCAGTGCCAGTGCTAGTGCTAGTGTTAGTGCAAGTCCTGTAG
- the LOC127813002 gene encoding actin cytoskeleton-regulatory complex protein PAN1 isoform X1: protein MKTPSTYPVLDNRPIDQWRVTELKEELKRRKLITRGLKEDLVKRLDEALRNETESPKEDTGIIALDGSSQVVGTGDVVTCPVVSETSGDTRDHGNNKNQLDGGTHEPHIEDTEMSLGKKRVYEEDGTDGTGSAREEKTVVNVSSFDTNITIKDNLVSEKKADIDDAVASLGEKKVQEAEVTGGTDSARDEDIVVNAISGENIAIEEDTVSGIAIDVKESQNSDSKNDEMDSKSLRENEEVKLSQENVDLNSSDPNDEASEVSNITVSENVVSGTALTVNDDSQDQRGDLKSQLENEEMKISHEEVDLNSSDPNQVSEVSTVLGFQVKTDSISSDCVSINEKNELKDNIIDDNVKLELDVMPEMVQPSSSNVLADGGKLHPMDVEEPHETKAPVEERDDSNAAKAEVNKKNDGADVTSSEKLNLDRSSGEDYLEEDALENKQIDSKYNSDDVEDRSEKTSVLVVKEEAPVDIMLDDNLSDKKYIHDENKNVAVTPPVKRKLHAASADQELVGNNEASKRQRRWNAENLKVPEPVSNIPTTTTTTPKDSIPSTKRNFSRSNSTASEDAPKERVVPPSPKAPTNSLRIDRFLRPFTLKAVQELLGKTGNVTSFWMDHIKTHCYVTYSSVEEAMETRNAVYNLQWPPNGGRLLVAEFVDPQEVKMRLDGPPPQSPATPVSTGPTVLPAPSDSQPPAAPSRQVQWQQLPPPPPLPPPPPLSNPPPARERPPLPPPPSEKADPPIVTLDDLFRKTKATPRIYYLPLSDEQVAAKLKAQGKSTKQSAGVACWNGVFQAKWYRDSRRRRRFRSKDGFRFSHCQIEVSSLCDWTDLIISLSCLCISLFVSSCSRRSDFVEPPQLFLLAFNFLMDCWLGGIASLQSALPVPVLVLVLVQVL from the exons TCTTGACAATCGACCAATTGATCAATGGAGGGTGACAGAACTAAAGGAAGAGCTTAAGAGGCGGAAATTGATAACTAGGGGGTTGAAAGAAGATCTGGTGAAACGGTTGGATGAAGCACTTAGAAATGAAACTGAATCTCCTAAGGAAGATACTGGTATTATTGCTTTGGATGGGAGTTCCCAAGTTGTGGGGACTGGAGATGTAGTGACATGCCCAGTTGTTTCTGAAACAAGTGGGGACACAAGGGATCATGGTAATAACAAAAATCAGCTGGATGGTGGAACACATGAACCTCACATTGAGGATACTGAAATGTCGTTGGGTAAAAAAAGGGTTTACGAGGAAGATGGAACAGATGGCACTGGTTCTGCTAGGGAGGAGAAGACAGTAGTTAATGTGAGTTCTTTTGACACTAACATcacaattaaagataatttgGTATCTGAAAAGAAAGCCGACATTGATGACGCTGTAGCGTCATTGGGTGAAAAGAAAGTTCAAGAGGCAGAAGTAACAGGTGGTACTGATTCTGCTAGGGATGAGGATATAGTAGTTAACGCAATTTCTGGTGAAAACATTGCAATAGAGGAGGATACAGTATCTGGAATAGCTATAGATGTGAAAGAGTCTCAGAACAGTGACTCAAAAAATGACGAGATGGATTCAAAATCCCTGCGGGAGAATGAGGAGGTAAAGCTTAGTCAAGAAAATGTTGACCTCAACTCTTCTGATCCAAATGATGAGGCATCTGAGGTTAGCAATATCACAGTAAGTGAGAATGTGGTATCTGGAACAGCATTGACTGTGAATGACGACTCCCAAGACCAGAGGGGGGATTTGAAATCCCAGTTGGAGAATGAGGAAATGAAGATCTCCCATGAGGAAGTCGATCTCAACTCTTCTGATCCAAACCAGGTATCCGAGGTCAGCACTGTTTTAGGGTTTCAAGTAAAAACTGATTCTATTTCTAGTGATTGTGTCTCAATTAATGAAAAGAATGAACTAAAGGATAATATAATTGATGATAATGTCAAATTAGAATTAGATGTTATGCCTGAGATGGTGCAGCCATCATCAAGCAATGTGCTCGCAGATGGTGGCAAACTACATCCAATGGATGTTGAAGAGCCACATGAGACCAAGGCACCTGTCGAGGAGAGAGATGACAGCAATGCTGCTAAAGCGGAGGTGAACAAGAAAAATGATGGTGCAGATGTAACTTCTTCAGAAAAGTTAAATTTGGACCGAAGTTCTGGTGAAGATTACTTGGAGGAAGATGCACTGGAGAATAAACAAATAGATTCTAAGTATAACTCAGATGATGTGGAAGATAGGAGTGAGAAAACTTCAGTTCTTGTGGTGAAGGAGGAAGCTCCTGTCGATATTATGCTGGATGATAATCTTTCAGACAAGAAATACATTCATGATGAAAATAAGAATGTTGCAGTTACACCCCCTGTGAAAAGGAAGCTTCATG CTGCTTCTGCAGATCAAGAACTAGTTGGTAACAATGAGGCTTCCAAGAGACAAAGGAGGTGGAATGCTGAAAACCTTAAAGTTCCTGAACCTGTAAGCAACATTcccactactactactactactccTAAGGACAGTATCCCATCTACTAAGCGCAACTTCTCTAGATCCAATTCTACAGCTAGTGAAGATGCTCCAAAAGAACGTGTGG TTCCACCATCACCAAAGGCTCCTACTAATTCTTTAAGAATTGATCGCTTTCTGCGTCCATTTACACTAAAAGCTGTGCAAGAACTTCTGGGGAAAACTGGGAATGTCACTAGTTTCTGGATGGACCACATCAAAACCCACTGCTATGTCACT TATTCTTCTGTTGAAGAAGCCATGGAGACTCGGAATGCTGTATATAACTTGCAATGGCCTCCAAATGGGGGACGCCTTCTTGTAGCTGAGTTTGTTGACCCCCAGGAAGTGAAAATGCGACTGGATGGTCCTCCTCCTCAATCACCTGCAACACCAGTCAGTACTGGGCCAACTGTGCTTCCTGCTCCATCTGACTCGCAGCCCCCAGCTGCCCCTAGCCGACAGGTCCAGTGGCAGCAACTCCCACCTCCACCACCTCTCCCGCCTCCGCCGCCTCTGTCAAACCCCCCTCCAGCAAGGGAACGACCCCCTCTCCCACCGCCGCCTAGTGAGAAAGCCGACCCACCAATCGTCACTTTGGACGACCTCTTTAGGAAAACTAAAGCGACCCCTCGAATCTACTACTTACCATTGTCTGATGAACAAGTGGCAGCGAAGCTAAAGGCACAGGGAAAAAGCACCAAGCA GTCTGCAGGTGTTGCTTGTTGGAATGGAGTGTTCCAGGCAAAGTGGTACAGGGATagcaggaggaggaggaggttcAGGTCCAAGGATGGGTTTAGGTTTTCTCACTGCCAAATAGAGGTTTCTTCCCTTTGTGATTGGACGGATTTGATTATATCTCTGTCTTGTCTGTGtatctctctctttgtttcCTCCTGTAGCCGGAGGTCTGACTTTGTTGAACCTCCTCAACTCTTTCTGTTAGCATTTAACTTCTTAATGGATTGTTGGCTTGGTGGTATTGCATCTTTACAATCGGCTCTGCCAGTGCCAGTGCTAGTGCTAGTGTTAGTGCAAGTCCTGTAG